A single window of Rubripirellula lacrimiformis DNA harbors:
- a CDS encoding sialidase family protein — protein sequence MNNPTTIRDWIRSAGFLVLTCVLTLPFSSARGDNPLIASISKETLWQNRDGSGRTWFHPRACMVPGPHGKPMILMTIQEIGGSDYFGPVHWTTSGDDGKTWTQPQPIAALDRDPVPGRSDDLKAAVCDVTPQYHPPTQSVLAVGQVVFYKGKYFARKEQLPRFPVYVTRNSDGEWSTRKTLQWDDPRGGHIYSNNCGQRVVLPNGDVQLAFTFGPEDEHRMVAGVQATFDGNQLKIRDVGPALHNPQGRGLLEPSVTEFDGKFWMTMRAEDNNGYVSVSDDGLQWEPKQSWVWDDGTPVTMSTTQQHWLTHSDGLFLVYTRQDESNANVLRWRSPLWVARVDTEKRCLIRSTEQTVLALVGDGIDEPNKVALMGNFHVTNISPDESIVTVGEWMPRDGYRGDVLLARIRWAKPNRLPLW from the coding sequence ATGAACAACCCAACCACTATCCGCGATTGGATTCGTTCGGCAGGATTTCTGGTACTGACATGCGTCCTGACGTTGCCGTTTTCGTCCGCCCGCGGCGATAACCCGCTGATCGCTTCGATTTCCAAAGAAACCCTGTGGCAGAACCGCGACGGCAGCGGACGCACTTGGTTCCACCCGCGCGCTTGCATGGTTCCCGGTCCACACGGCAAACCGATGATCCTGATGACGATCCAGGAAATCGGTGGTTCCGATTACTTTGGCCCTGTTCATTGGACAACGTCCGGGGACGATGGAAAAACGTGGACTCAGCCGCAGCCCATCGCCGCGCTCGATCGCGATCCAGTTCCGGGACGATCGGACGACCTGAAAGCAGCCGTTTGTGATGTGACTCCACAGTACCATCCGCCCACCCAATCCGTCCTGGCCGTTGGCCAAGTCGTGTTCTACAAGGGCAAGTACTTTGCCCGCAAAGAACAGCTTCCTCGCTTCCCCGTCTACGTGACGCGTAACAGCGACGGAGAATGGTCGACTCGCAAGACTCTGCAGTGGGACGATCCGCGTGGTGGCCACATCTATTCCAACAACTGCGGCCAACGGGTTGTACTGCCCAACGGCGACGTCCAATTGGCGTTCACCTTTGGCCCTGAAGATGAACACAGAATGGTGGCGGGTGTCCAGGCAACGTTCGACGGCAACCAGTTGAAGATTCGCGATGTCGGCCCGGCGCTTCACAACCCACAGGGACGTGGACTGCTGGAACCCAGCGTCACGGAGTTCGACGGCAAGTTCTGGATGACGATGCGAGCCGAAGACAACAACGGCTACGTAAGCGTCAGCGACGACGGTCTGCAGTGGGAACCGAAACAATCCTGGGTCTGGGACGACGGCACGCCGGTCACCATGTCGACCACCCAACAACACTGGCTTACCCATAGCGATGGATTGTTTCTGGTCTATACACGACAAGACGAATCCAACGCCAATGTGCTGCGTTGGCGTTCGCCGCTGTGGGTCGCCCGCGTCGACACCGAAAAACGGTGCCTGATCCGATCCACCGAACAAACCGTTCTCGCATTGGTGGGCGATGGTATCGATGAACCGAACAAAGTAGCCCTGATGGGCAACTTTCACGTGACCAACATCAGCCCCGATGAATCAATCGTCACCGTCGGTGAATGGATGCCGCGTGACGGTTACCGAGGCGACGTGCTGCTAGCCCGAATTCGCTGGGCGAAACCCAATCGATTGCCATTGTGGTAA
- a CDS encoding SGNH/GDSL hydrolase family protein — protein sequence MIRTVSLLLLFVCVSPVWAQSDQTELQLTLPPQVYAVAGLPTSIYFDNVVLTQSPQDYRFEVTCDVGSTEDRRWTVTPTNQDAGDHPLQVSVYTADDKLVESKSSVLGVTADRAHPTEPPMQLLIIGDSLTHATQYPNEIARLLTPNHPWKMLGTHLTTSAKPGVAHEGFGGWTWSSFTSKYEPNPDGSVQKRSSPFVFLNDDSEPELDVDRYFAEDGHDQLPTHVVIMLGINDCFHAPSDNDAAIDATIDRMFSHADRLLAAIQSAAPKADVGLCLTTPPNARQEAFQANYQDRYTRWGWKRIQHRLVQRQMQYVAAKSDSKIHIVPTQLNLDPVDGYPHNNGVHPNSTGYKQIGAAIHAWLCQQLERATWAYSADPLRPFWTGDSVEQEPVLFLQDADSDLARGSLLFPIQEIVSVQSSSGDITYENETDYRFTPGSREITIPAGSRIVTTSPAELRRPAKSQRFQLTHRDGNGEIMFGAKLEYHQLQTNVTYKTATKNWDLAMPTFDAGALPTTIKKLRDGDELSVVLLGDSISTGCNSSGWGHGAPYQPPYQDLLVDHLQAHYDTKVNLTNLSVGGQSTPWGITMIDQVVSHHPDLVILAFGMNDSAGRSATEFRQNTEAMIQKTRDAFPNSEFILIATMLGNRDWTRLNHDVFPEYRDQLAQLCEPGIALADMTSVWSEFMKRKKDSDLTGNGVNHPNDFGHRVYAQVLSTLLVE from the coding sequence ATGATTCGCACCGTTTCGCTACTGCTGCTATTTGTTTGCGTGTCGCCGGTTTGGGCGCAGTCGGACCAAACTGAACTGCAGCTGACCCTTCCGCCGCAGGTATACGCTGTCGCCGGGCTGCCGACCAGCATCTATTTCGATAACGTTGTTTTGACTCAGTCGCCCCAGGATTATCGATTCGAGGTGACGTGTGACGTCGGCAGCACAGAAGATCGCCGCTGGACAGTGACCCCAACGAATCAAGACGCTGGCGACCATCCGCTGCAGGTGTCCGTCTATACCGCTGACGACAAATTGGTGGAATCGAAATCCAGCGTCCTAGGAGTGACCGCGGACCGCGCCCACCCCACGGAACCGCCGATGCAGCTATTGATCATCGGCGACTCACTGACGCACGCAACCCAGTATCCCAACGAGATCGCTAGGCTGCTGACGCCCAACCACCCCTGGAAAATGCTGGGCACTCACCTAACGACATCCGCCAAACCGGGCGTCGCACACGAGGGATTTGGCGGCTGGACCTGGTCTAGTTTTACATCCAAGTATGAACCGAACCCCGATGGATCCGTCCAGAAACGCAGTAGCCCGTTTGTCTTTTTGAACGACGATTCGGAACCGGAACTGGATGTCGATCGCTACTTTGCCGAAGACGGCCACGACCAACTGCCTACGCACGTCGTGATCATGCTGGGCATCAATGATTGTTTTCACGCACCATCGGACAACGACGCCGCAATCGATGCGACGATCGACAGGATGTTTTCGCACGCGGACCGACTGCTGGCAGCCATCCAAAGTGCCGCTCCGAAGGCGGATGTTGGCCTATGCCTGACAACGCCGCCCAATGCTCGCCAGGAAGCGTTCCAAGCCAACTACCAAGATCGTTACACACGATGGGGATGGAAACGGATTCAGCATCGCTTGGTTCAACGTCAAATGCAGTACGTGGCGGCAAAATCAGACTCGAAGATTCACATCGTGCCCACGCAGTTGAATCTAGATCCCGTCGATGGATATCCCCACAACAATGGCGTCCATCCCAACAGCACCGGCTACAAACAAATCGGTGCAGCCATTCATGCGTGGCTGTGCCAGCAATTGGAACGCGCGACTTGGGCCTACTCGGCTGATCCATTGCGTCCTTTTTGGACAGGTGACTCCGTCGAGCAAGAACCCGTGCTATTTTTGCAGGACGCGGATTCGGACTTGGCACGCGGTTCCCTGCTATTCCCGATCCAGGAAATCGTTTCGGTGCAAAGTTCCTCGGGCGACATCACCTACGAAAACGAGACCGATTACCGGTTCACCCCAGGCAGCCGCGAAATCACCATTCCCGCCGGATCGCGCATCGTGACGACATCTCCCGCAGAGCTCCGGCGACCGGCAAAATCGCAAAGATTCCAACTGACTCACCGTGACGGAAACGGGGAAATCATGTTTGGCGCCAAGTTGGAATACCACCAACTGCAAACCAATGTCACGTACAAAACGGCGACGAAAAACTGGGACCTCGCAATGCCAACCTTCGACGCCGGCGCTCTCCCAACCACGATCAAGAAACTACGAGATGGCGACGAACTATCGGTCGTGCTGCTCGGCGACAGCATCTCCACCGGATGCAATTCATCGGGATGGGGTCACGGTGCACCGTATCAACCGCCGTACCAGGACCTATTGGTCGATCATTTGCAGGCTCATTACGACACCAAGGTGAACCTGACCAATCTATCCGTTGGCGGGCAGTCGACCCCGTGGGGAATCACGATGATCGACCAGGTTGTAAGTCATCACCCCGACCTCGTGATTTTGGCTTTCGGAATGAACGATTCGGCCGGCCGATCGGCAACCGAGTTCCGTCAGAATACCGAGGCCATGATCCAAAAAACGCGAGACGCTTTCCCGAACTCGGAATTCATCTTGATCGCAACCATGCTCGGCAATCGCGACTGGACCCGTCTGAACCATGACGTCTTTCCCGAGTACCGTGATCAGTTGGCACAGCTTTGCGAACCCGGGATCGCGTTGGCGGATATGACCAGCGTGTGGAGCGAATTCATGAAGCGAAAGAAGGATTCGGATCTAACCGGAAACGGCGTCAATCATCCCAACGATTTTGGCCATCGCGTCTACGCTCAGGTGCTCTCCACGCTACTGGTCGAATAG
- a CDS encoding DUF1501 domain-containing protein, with protein sequence MTRNNPGPASFDRRQMLRQFGGGIGAMGAASMMPSNAIAAATGTSPIGPHFPAKAKRVIHLFMNGGPYQGDLFDPKPLLEKYAGTKPSGADLLTERPTGGLLPSPFKFRPRGESGVQVSDLLPHISQHIDDICVLKSLHADNPNHGPALLQMNNGTIIPTRPSMGAWFLYGLGSENANLPGYVVLCPGRPVRFSILWNSAFLPSEHQGTYINHSTIQPDKMLPHLSNTKWDDQTQRDQLDLLRQINAEHIASRAGDSVLRARNESMQTAYRMQFAASEAFDVTRETKLSKDAYGPGHFANGCLLARRLVERGVRFVQVYYGNGQPWDTHSGHDETVPKLCKNIDQPIAALISDLKERGLLDDTLIVWGGEFGRTPTSENGNGRDHNHHGFSMWMAGGGVKGGTSYGETDDFGFKSVVDKVHVHDLHATILHLLGLDHQRLTYRHAGRDFRLTDVYGRVVHDIIA encoded by the coding sequence ATGACACGAAACAATCCTGGTCCAGCGTCGTTTGACCGACGACAGATGCTGCGTCAATTCGGTGGTGGCATCGGAGCGATGGGTGCTGCCAGCATGATGCCAAGCAACGCGATCGCGGCGGCGACGGGAACTTCTCCGATCGGCCCGCACTTTCCAGCCAAGGCCAAGCGAGTCATCCACCTGTTCATGAATGGTGGTCCCTACCAAGGCGACTTGTTCGATCCTAAACCGCTGTTGGAAAAGTATGCGGGAACAAAGCCCTCCGGGGCTGACTTGCTGACCGAACGACCCACTGGCGGACTGCTGCCGTCGCCATTTAAGTTCCGGCCACGCGGCGAAAGCGGCGTGCAGGTCAGTGACCTGCTGCCGCACATCAGTCAGCACATCGACGACATTTGCGTGCTGAAATCACTGCACGCGGACAATCCCAATCATGGGCCCGCACTGCTGCAGATGAACAACGGCACGATCATCCCAACGCGACCCAGCATGGGCGCTTGGTTCTTGTACGGTTTGGGCAGCGAGAATGCGAACCTTCCCGGCTACGTCGTTCTGTGTCCTGGCAGACCCGTCCGGTTCTCGATCCTATGGAACAGTGCCTTCCTGCCGTCCGAGCACCAAGGCACCTACATCAATCATTCAACGATCCAGCCCGACAAGATGTTGCCGCATCTAAGCAACACAAAATGGGACGATCAGACCCAACGGGATCAACTGGATCTGTTGCGACAAATCAACGCGGAACATATCGCTAGCCGTGCCGGCGATTCCGTCCTGCGAGCTCGCAATGAATCGATGCAAACGGCCTATCGGATGCAGTTTGCGGCCAGCGAGGCATTCGACGTCACCAGAGAAACCAAACTGTCCAAAGACGCGTACGGTCCGGGACATTTTGCCAACGGCTGCTTGCTGGCACGCAGGTTGGTGGAACGCGGCGTGCGATTCGTCCAGGTCTATTACGGAAACGGACAACCGTGGGACACACACAGTGGGCACGACGAGACGGTCCCGAAGCTGTGCAAAAACATCGACCAACCGATCGCCGCTCTGATTTCGGATCTGAAAGAACGCGGACTCCTTGATGACACTTTGATCGTCTGGGGCGGCGAATTTGGTCGCACGCCAACGTCGGAGAACGGTAACGGCCGTGACCATAACCACCACGGATTCAGCATGTGGATGGCCGGTGGCGGGGTCAAAGGCGGGACCAGCTACGGTGAAACCGATGACTTCGGATTCAAATCCGTCGTCGACAAAGTCCACGTGCACGACCTTCATGCCACGATTCTGCACCTGCTTGGACTGGATCACCAACGGCTGACCTACCGACATGCCGGTCGTGACTTTCGATTAACCGATGTCTACGGGCGAGTCGTCCACGACATCATTGCGTAG
- a CDS encoding MDR family oxidoreductase gives MTFNALVIEKTGESEVAASMESLTVDQLPAGNVTVAIDYTTVNFKDGLCMQSRSPLVRNYPHVAGIDFAGTVEASDDSRYKPGDKVILTGWNVGESHWGGFSQKARVDADWLVPLPDGLTTRQAMAVGTAGVAAILAVIALEKHGLKPDHGEVLVTGAAGGVGSIATAVLGNLGYQVAAVTGRPEAADYLTSLGATRIVPRSEIDTVSKRPMESATWAGCVDAVGGEMLARVLGQMKYGGSVAAVGLAGGSSLPTTVIPFLLRGVNLLGIDSVLQPFPNRLEAWQRIAADLPLAKLDAMIQPATLADVPRLTTDILQGKIKGRVVVDVNS, from the coding sequence ATGACATTCAACGCACTGGTAATCGAGAAGACTGGCGAATCAGAAGTTGCCGCGTCCATGGAATCATTGACCGTCGATCAGCTTCCCGCAGGCAATGTCACCGTGGCGATCGATTACACGACCGTCAACTTCAAAGACGGTTTGTGCATGCAGTCGCGCAGTCCTCTGGTCCGCAACTACCCGCACGTTGCCGGGATCGATTTCGCCGGTACGGTCGAGGCATCGGACGACTCTCGCTACAAACCGGGCGACAAAGTCATCCTGACCGGTTGGAATGTCGGCGAATCGCATTGGGGTGGCTTTTCACAGAAGGCTCGCGTCGATGCCGACTGGTTGGTTCCGCTGCCCGATGGTCTGACCACACGCCAAGCGATGGCAGTCGGCACAGCGGGCGTCGCAGCCATTTTGGCTGTGATCGCTTTGGAAAAACATGGCCTGAAACCTGACCACGGCGAAGTGCTGGTCACGGGAGCAGCCGGTGGGGTGGGTTCCATCGCGACGGCTGTGCTGGGGAATCTCGGCTATCAAGTCGCTGCGGTGACTGGCCGACCAGAGGCCGCCGACTACCTGACGTCTTTGGGTGCGACTCGAATCGTCCCACGCAGTGAAATCGATACGGTATCCAAACGGCCGATGGAATCAGCGACCTGGGCCGGCTGCGTCGATGCCGTGGGCGGCGAAATGCTGGCTCGCGTGCTGGGCCAGATGAAGTACGGCGGATCGGTCGCTGCGGTTGGACTGGCCGGCGGTTCGTCGCTGCCCACCACCGTGATTCCATTCTTGCTACGCGGAGTCAACTTGCTGGGAATCGACAGTGTTCTGCAACCGTTCCCGAATCGACTGGAAGCATGGCAACGTATCGCAGCGGATTTGCCGCTGGCGAAATTGGACGCCATGATCCAGCCGGCAACGCTGGCGGACGTCCCCAGGCTGACCACCGATATCCTTCAAGGCAAAATCAAAGGCCGAGTCGTGGTCGACGTGAACTCATGA
- a CDS encoding prolyl oligopeptidase family serine peptidase, whose product MYADSDQPIADQWMYHAVADTVLANSLLRSLPEVDADRVGVMGISWGGIITSTVMGIDNRFAFAIPTYGCGSLSDAGNQYGRALGDNPIYQQVWDPMVRMDKASMPSLW is encoded by the coding sequence ATCTATGCCGATAGCGACCAGCCAATCGCTGATCAGTGGATGTACCATGCCGTTGCCGATACCGTGCTGGCCAATTCGTTGTTGCGTTCGCTTCCCGAAGTCGATGCCGATCGGGTGGGCGTGATGGGCATCTCCTGGGGCGGGATCATCACCAGCACGGTCATGGGAATCGACAATCGATTCGCATTTGCAATCCCGACCTATGGTTGCGGAAGTCTGTCGGACGCTGGTAACCAGTATGGCCGCGCGTTGGGGGACAATCCAATCTATCAACAGGTTTGGGACCCGATGGTTCGCATGGACAAGGCCAGTATGCCATCGCTGTGGTAA
- a CDS encoding NADH:flavin oxidoreductase/NADH oxidase, whose translation MKPNLFQSYTLKDITLRNRIAVSPMCQYSSDDGFPNDWHLVHLGSRAVGGAGLVVVEATAVSPEGRISPQDSGIYTDQHVEPFAKINRFMTQHGSVPGIQLAHAGRKASASKPWEGDHHIGPDEGGWATIAPTAEAFGSNLPKVPKEMSIDDIHRVKQNFVDAARRSLDAGFQWLQIHFAHGYLAHEFYSPLSNKRTDQYGGSFDNRIRFLMETFAGVREVWPERLPLTVRLSVTDWIDGGVTIDESIELTRRLKSAGLDLLDVSHGFVTPDISSVPWGAGMMLPHAGRIRTEADIPTTTSWLITDPVQAETAIHNGQVDVVSLGREMLRDPYWPYHAAKQLGVEDRSGILPDQYARAVQ comes from the coding sequence ATGAAACCAAACCTTTTCCAATCGTACACGCTGAAAGACATCACTCTGCGAAATCGGATCGCGGTGTCACCGATGTGTCAGTATTCATCCGATGATGGATTCCCCAACGATTGGCACCTCGTGCACCTGGGGTCGCGTGCGGTCGGCGGCGCAGGTTTGGTGGTTGTGGAAGCGACGGCGGTTTCCCCCGAAGGTCGGATCAGCCCACAGGACAGTGGCATCTATACCGACCAGCACGTCGAACCGTTTGCGAAGATCAATCGCTTCATGACGCAACACGGGTCCGTCCCAGGAATCCAGCTGGCCCACGCCGGTCGCAAGGCGAGCGCCAGCAAGCCCTGGGAAGGGGACCATCACATTGGTCCTGACGAAGGCGGATGGGCCACGATCGCTCCGACGGCCGAGGCGTTCGGCAGTAACTTGCCGAAGGTGCCAAAGGAAATGAGTATCGATGACATCCACCGCGTGAAACAGAACTTTGTCGACGCCGCACGCCGTTCGCTGGATGCTGGTTTCCAGTGGCTGCAGATTCACTTTGCCCATGGATACTTGGCACACGAGTTCTATTCGCCGCTGTCCAACAAGCGAACCGACCAGTACGGCGGCAGCTTCGACAATCGAATCCGATTCTTGATGGAAACGTTCGCTGGAGTCCGCGAGGTTTGGCCCGAGCGACTTCCATTGACGGTCCGACTGTCGGTCACCGATTGGATCGACGGCGGTGTCACGATCGACGAATCGATCGAGCTGACCCGGCGATTGAAATCCGCTGGACTTGATCTGTTGGACGTCAGCCATGGTTTTGTGACCCCCGACATCTCCAGCGTCCCCTGGGGTGCCGGCATGATGCTTCCTCACGCCGGACGCATTCGCACAGAAGCGGACATCCCGACAACCACTAGCTGGTTGATCACCGACCCGGTCCAAGCCGAAACGGCGATCCACAACGGCCAAGTCGATGTCGTTTCCTTGGGCCGTGAAATGTTACGAGACCCATATTGGCCGTACCACGCGGCCAAACAACTTGGCGTCGAGGATCGATCCGGTATCCTTCCCGATCAGTACGCCCGAGCGGTCCAGTAG
- a CDS encoding PSD1 and planctomycete cytochrome C domain-containing protein: MVRCFPPPLIGMLVFVVVSAACQRESPADETEYFERKIRPLLSEHCYSCHSSDAETIHGGLLLDSAAGIQRGGDSGELLNSDTPGGSLLIDSILYDGDIQMPPEGKLSDRDIAELKRWVDAGAHFPESVDQPALASGEVDYAEGKKFWSFQPVQRHPLPEIQHQQWPQTRLDHFVLAPIEQEGLTPSPPADRATLIRRLSFDLIGMPPTPQQVRDFVADDDPDAYRRLVDSLLESPQYGEHWARWWLDMARYTDRTASWLYQNGQPHLYRDWVVDAMNQDMAYDEFIRRQLATDLMPQTGPEDLSALGFVSLSPTYWKELKLPCEIINVIVADEWEERVDAVSRTFMGLTVACARCHDHKFDPISTEDYYAIAGIFASCRQIERPLVSEEQYQPVRIAKAQVAKIQTEIAKLKKEKPQPKAKLDELAAKVKEIETTTALYDTPLAPALSEESMLVVRAGKTPQEGTRIEYQAEPRDLPAYIRGNPNRPGPIVPRRFLKVLSDDPQPYRDGSGRLELAESLTTEAASLTARVIVNRIWLAHFGQGIVSTPSNFGNQGSPPTHPQLLDDLAARFIADGWSIKRLHREILLSATWQQSSASADDSSTDPDNQWLSRMNRRRITFEQWRDAMLLASDRLDKKMGGDSVDVDAPNNHRRTLYATIHRRDMSPTLMVHDFPDPTQHSPQRVPTVTALQGLYALNGPLLLSQSQAVVSRLSQQASGVGDRHQIKTLYWWLFSREPSDREIEMGLAFLGTSSPIANAHDEPSETRSSRWQQYAHVLLASNEFLFVD; this comes from the coding sequence ATGGTTCGCTGCTTCCCGCCGCCGCTGATCGGCATGCTCGTGTTCGTAGTCGTCTCGGCTGCTTGCCAGCGTGAATCGCCGGCGGACGAAACCGAGTACTTCGAGCGCAAGATTCGTCCGCTGCTCAGCGAACACTGTTACTCGTGTCATTCATCCGATGCCGAAACAATCCACGGTGGCTTGCTGCTGGATTCTGCCGCGGGGATCCAACGTGGTGGCGACAGCGGGGAACTGCTGAATTCGGATACGCCGGGCGGCAGCTTGCTGATCGATTCGATCCTTTATGACGGCGACATCCAGATGCCGCCGGAAGGAAAACTTTCGGACCGCGACATTGCGGAACTGAAACGCTGGGTCGACGCAGGAGCCCACTTTCCCGAATCGGTCGATCAACCCGCGCTTGCCAGCGGTGAAGTCGACTACGCCGAGGGTAAAAAGTTCTGGTCTTTCCAACCGGTGCAGCGTCATCCGCTGCCAGAGATCCAGCACCAACAGTGGCCGCAAACGCGATTGGATCACTTCGTGTTGGCGCCGATCGAGCAAGAAGGATTGACGCCATCGCCGCCGGCGGATCGTGCAACGTTGATCCGACGACTTAGCTTTGACCTGATCGGTATGCCGCCCACGCCGCAACAGGTTCGTGACTTTGTCGCCGATGACGATCCCGACGCGTACCGGCGGCTGGTCGATTCGCTGTTGGAATCGCCCCAGTACGGCGAACACTGGGCCCGGTGGTGGTTGGACATGGCACGCTATACCGACCGAACCGCCAGCTGGCTCTATCAAAACGGTCAACCACACTTGTATCGCGATTGGGTCGTCGATGCGATGAACCAAGACATGGCCTACGACGAATTCATTCGTCGACAACTGGCCACCGATTTGATGCCGCAAACCGGTCCCGAAGATCTTTCGGCGCTCGGCTTTGTCAGTCTCAGTCCCACCTATTGGAAAGAGCTGAAGCTACCGTGCGAAATCATCAACGTGATCGTCGCGGACGAATGGGAAGAACGTGTCGATGCCGTCTCGCGGACCTTCATGGGACTGACAGTCGCCTGTGCTCGATGCCATGATCACAAGTTCGATCCGATCAGCACGGAAGATTACTACGCGATCGCCGGTATCTTCGCCAGTTGTCGACAAATCGAACGTCCACTGGTATCGGAAGAACAGTACCAACCCGTGCGGATCGCAAAAGCACAGGTCGCCAAAATCCAGACCGAGATAGCGAAGCTAAAAAAGGAAAAGCCGCAACCCAAAGCGAAGCTTGACGAACTGGCCGCCAAAGTCAAGGAAATCGAAACCACGACCGCACTGTACGACACACCGCTGGCCCCCGCCCTATCGGAGGAATCGATGTTGGTGGTTCGCGCCGGGAAAACGCCACAAGAGGGCACACGGATCGAGTACCAGGCGGAACCTCGTGATCTGCCCGCCTACATCCGGGGAAATCCCAATCGTCCGGGGCCGATCGTTCCGCGTCGATTCTTGAAGGTGCTATCCGACGATCCACAACCGTATCGCGATGGTAGCGGGCGACTGGAACTGGCAGAATCCTTGACCACCGAAGCTGCGTCTTTGACGGCTCGCGTGATCGTGAATCGAATCTGGCTGGCACACTTTGGGCAGGGCATCGTCAGCACGCCCAGCAACTTTGGCAATCAAGGTAGCCCACCGACGCACCCGCAGTTGCTGGATGATCTGGCCGCCCGATTCATCGCAGACGGATGGTCGATCAAACGCTTGCACCGCGAAATCCTGCTCTCGGCAACGTGGCAGCAATCCTCCGCATCGGCAGATGACTCGTCGACGGATCCCGACAACCAATGGCTGTCCCGGATGAACCGCCGTCGCATCACGTTCGAGCAATGGCGGGATGCGATGCTGCTGGCCAGTGATCGACTGGATAAAAAGATGGGGGGCGATTCGGTGGATGTCGACGCCCCAAACAATCACCGCCGGACGCTGTACGCCACGATTCATCGCCGCGACATGTCGCCAACCTTGATGGTCCACGACTTCCCGGATCCGACTCAGCACAGTCCACAGCGAGTTCCGACCGTCACCGCCCTGCAAGGACTCTACGCGCTCAACGGACCACTCCTGTTAAGCCAGTCGCAGGCCGTGGTTTCGCGGCTTTCGCAACAAGCATCGGGCGTCGGTGACCGCCACCAAATCAAGACACTGTACTGGTGGCTCTTTTCGCGTGAACCGAGCGACCGCGAGATCGAAATGGGACTCGCGTTTCTGGGCACTTCGTCACCGATCGCAAATGCCCATGACGAGCCCAGCGAAACCCGTTCGTCGCGTTGGCAGCAGTACGCCCACGTCCTGCTCGCGTCCAACGAATTCCTCTTTGTCGATTAA